Proteins from a single region of Diaphorobacter limosus:
- a CDS encoding DUF1010 domain-containing protein has protein sequence MNIQTPFTFASVYPLGVWRSLGLRLRGLRQFQAFLASSPCAASASSYCFRSPWPVRSLSFLRFGSNPALKPTRLRRAAYLGR, from the coding sequence ATGAATATTCAAACGCCATTTACCTTCGCAAGCGTTTATCCGCTGGGTGTTTGGCGTTCGCTCGGGCTTCGCCTGCGTGGGTTGCGCCAGTTTCAAGCCTTTTTGGCCTCTAGCCCTTGTGCAGCAAGCGCAAGCAGCTATTGTTTTCGTAGTCCGTGGCCTGTGCGGTCACTTTCGTTTTTGCGCTTTGGGTCTAACCCGGCGCTCAAGCCGACCCGCCTACGGCGGGCGGCTTACCTGGGCCGTTAG
- a CDS encoding helix-hairpin-helix domain-containing protein, translating to MPFLPSERKALLAVKGIGPTVVARLEQMGYESLAHLSKANALDIVSKASSIVGSTCWKNSPQARAAIQSAIALAQSHQAQMSNISSQPTACGGG from the coding sequence ATGCCATTCCTGCCATCTGAAAGAAAAGCCCTCCTTGCTGTCAAAGGCATTGGCCCTACAGTTGTGGCTCGTCTTGAACAAATGGGGTATGAATCTTTAGCGCATTTGAGCAAAGCCAATGCTCTTGATATTGTTTCAAAAGCATCCTCAATTGTTGGCTCAACGTGTTGGAAAAATAGTCCGCAAGCCCGTGCAGCCATTCAGTCTGCCATTGCTCTCGCACAATCTCATCAGGCGCAAATGTCTAACATTTCGTCGCAGCCGACCGCCTGCGGCGGCGGCTGA
- a CDS encoding DUF1010 domain-containing protein: MNIQAPFTLASVYPLGVWRSLGLRLRGLRQFQAFLASSPCAASASSYCFRSPWPVRSLSFLRFGSNPALKPTRMLRAAYLVR; encoded by the coding sequence ATGAATATTCAAGCGCCATTTACCCTCGCAAGCGTTTATCCGCTGGGTGTTTGGCGTTCGCTCGGGCTTCGCCTGCGTGGGTTGCGACAGTTTCAAGCCTTTTTGGCCTCTAGCCCTTGTGCAGCAAGCGCAAGCAGCTATTGTTTTCGTAGTCCGTGGCCTGTGCGGTCACTTTCGTTTTTGCGCTTTGGGTCTAACCCGGCGCTCAAGCCGACCCGCATGCTGCGGGCGGCTTACCTAGTCCGTTAG
- a CDS encoding DUF1010 domain-containing protein has translation MQARIYSSVLPIAKVRPLGFGRCAGLRLQSLRGFQAFLASSARPACASSSFFGSVSRVRSAFSNPVGSNPAVKPIRLRRPAYLVR, from the coding sequence ATGCAGGCCCGCATTTATTCCAGCGTTTTGCCCATCGCAAAGGTTCGGCCTTTGGGGTTTGGCCGTTGCGCCGGGCTTCGCCTGCAATCACTGCGCGGGTTTCAAGCCTTTTTGGCCTCTAGCGCCCGTCCCGCGTGCGCTAGCAGCTCTTTCTTTGGTAGCGTTTCGCGGGTGCGCAGCGCTTTTTCAAACCCCGTCGGGTCTAACCCGGCGGTCAAGCCGATCCGCCTTCGGCGGCCGGCTTACCTCGTTCGTTAG
- a CDS encoding aminoglycoside N-acetyltransferase AAC(6')-Ib4: protein MTNSNDSVTLRLMTEHDLAMLYEWLNRSHIVEWWGGEEARPTLADVQEQYLPSVLAQESVTPYIAMLNGEPIGYAQSYVALGSGDGWWEEETDPGVRGIDQSLANASQLGKGLGTKLVRALVELLFNDPEVTKIQTDPSPSNLRAIRCYEKAGFERQGTVTTPDGPAVYMVQTRQAFERTRSDA from the coding sequence GTGACCAACAGCAACGATTCCGTCACACTGCGCCTCATGACTGAGCATGACCTTGCGATGCTCTATGAGTGGCTAAATCGATCTCATATTGTCGAGTGGTGGGGCGGAGAAGAAGCACGCCCGACACTTGCTGACGTACAGGAACAGTACTTGCCAAGCGTTTTAGCGCAAGAGTCCGTCACTCCATACATTGCAATGCTGAATGGAGAGCCGATTGGGTATGCCCAGTCGTACGTTGCTCTTGGAAGCGGGGACGGATGGTGGGAAGAAGAAACCGATCCAGGAGTACGCGGAATAGACCAGTCACTGGCGAATGCATCACAACTGGGCAAAGGCTTGGGAACCAAGCTGGTTCGAGCTCTGGTTGAGTTGCTGTTCAATGATCCCGAGGTCACCAAGATCCAAACGGACCCGTCGCCGAGCAACTTGCGAGCGATCCGATGCTACGAGAAAGCGGGGTTTGAGAGGCAAGGTACCGTAACCACCCCAGATGGTCCAGCCGTGTACATGGTTCAAACACGCCAGGCATTCGAGCGAACACGCAGTGATGCCTAA
- a CDS encoding DUF1010 domain-containing protein, which yields MRAATYFSARPCSKGLSAFWAPSACAASATSYPSCSAASLPWPSGFSWAAPFFKAGRSLLAFGSNSAFKPTRLRRAAYLGR from the coding sequence ATGCGCGCAGCCACTTATTTCAGCGCTCGGCCCTGTTCAAAAGGCTTATCTGCCTTTTGGGCCCCCAGCGCTTGTGCAGCAAGCGCCACCAGCTATCCTTCTTGCAGCGCTGCGTCGCTTCCGTGGCCCAGCGGTTTTTCGTGGGCCGCGCCCTTCTTCAAGGCAGGGCGCTCCCTTTTGGCCTTCGGGTCTAACTCTGCGTTCAAGCCGACCCGCCTGCGGCGGGCGGCTTACCTTGGCCGTTAG
- a CDS encoding HEPN domain-containing protein, whose translation MTKPLFQWNYIIEGLLPPGISLQQKVQLSDENILLTTREGKLKAYVLGVDDLDRGKQQLSRYLQFAALISLNRVTYSGGSGASIRSKSELGTKPELDITFRPVIPDEAIKAIQPHVIKYLSEISRIHDLYQITITENKFLRLSLDFFYESQISSAYSDEGLIKSIISMEALFNDGSTDISYKLALRAAFILSPIFSDTLTVFNNLKKAYSCRSKIVHGSGADINVDGELQSNICHYNRSALMIFMILLNNPTRQRWPKNKRKDCLMQQIDHAMIDLEKRNLMIQEITHDIPNFNIEVPRSFEGEAHNKPWRFSPW comes from the coding sequence ATGACGAAACCGCTATTTCAATGGAATTACATAATTGAAGGATTACTGCCCCCAGGGATCTCTCTTCAACAAAAAGTACAGTTAAGTGATGAAAATATTCTCCTGACTACTAGAGAAGGAAAATTAAAAGCGTATGTTCTCGGAGTAGACGACCTGGATAGAGGCAAGCAACAACTTAGTAGATACCTCCAATTTGCAGCGCTAATATCTCTTAATCGAGTTACATACTCTGGAGGCAGCGGTGCGAGTATTCGATCAAAATCCGAACTTGGGACGAAGCCAGAGCTTGATATAACGTTTCGACCTGTTATTCCTGACGAAGCAATTAAAGCAATTCAGCCTCATGTAATTAAATATTTATCCGAGATATCAAGAATTCATGACTTGTATCAAATAACAATAACGGAAAATAAGTTCCTTCGGCTATCATTAGATTTTTTCTATGAATCTCAAATTTCATCGGCATACAGCGATGAAGGACTTATAAAATCCATAATCAGCATGGAAGCGCTATTTAATGATGGCTCAACAGATATCAGTTACAAACTAGCCCTCAGGGCAGCCTTTATACTGAGTCCAATTTTCTCGGACACACTGACAGTATTCAATAATTTAAAGAAAGCATATAGTTGCCGGAGTAAAATAGTTCACGGCAGTGGTGCCGATATCAATGTCGATGGTGAACTTCAGAGCAATATATGCCATTACAACAGGTCTGCGCTTATGATATTTATGATTTTGCTCAATAATCCAACTCGTCAGAGATGGCCAAAAAATAAACGAAAAGACTGTTTAATGCAACAAATTGATCACGCAATGATCGACTTGGAAAAACGCAACCTGATGATTCAAGAAATTACACATGATATCCCCAATTTCAACATAGAGGTACCCAGATCGTTTGAGGGCGAGGCGCACAATAAACCATGGCGGTTTTCTCCTTGGTGA
- a CDS encoding DUF4124 domain-containing protein, whose protein sequence is MKKRKIFAFLFLAFAMTTGYAQVYKCIVNGRTIFSDAPCQAGSTGVLIQEKKDPEQIYQERLQALEAENRKLQQQALRREQQLNEQLTRPQPVQGQSAPPGVRYDVTVSEQTRRCDMEKNTITNKKRREGAECLKLRSMLNMPEPTRVIINNQNTPSHPRTVINNQTGKPCTVFPGGHMECH, encoded by the coding sequence ATGAAAAAACGAAAGATCTTTGCATTCCTCTTTCTTGCGTTTGCAATGACAACAGGGTATGCCCAAGTTTACAAATGCATCGTCAATGGTCGCACTATATTCTCTGATGCTCCTTGTCAAGCCGGATCGACGGGAGTATTAATTCAAGAAAAGAAAGATCCGGAACAAATCTACCAAGAGCGCTTGCAGGCACTTGAGGCGGAGAACCGGAAACTACAACAGCAAGCCTTACGCCGCGAGCAACAACTTAACGAACAACTCACACGACCGCAGCCAGTGCAAGGTCAGTCCGCTCCGCCGGGCGTTCGTTATGACGTCACCGTATCAGAGCAAACGCGACGTTGCGATATGGAAAAGAATACGATCACTAATAAAAAACGTCGTGAGGGAGCAGAGTGTCTAAAATTGCGATCAATGTTAAATATGCCAGAGCCTACAAGGGTTATCATTAACAACCAAAACACGCCAAGCCATCCTAGAACGGTCATCAACAATCAAACCGGAAAGCCATGCACGGTTTTCCCAGGCGGACATATGGAATGCCATTGA
- a CDS encoding DUF4124 domain-containing protein, which translates to MKNRQFLSFIFFVLSMSTGYAQVYKCSVNGRTVFSDLPCQAGSTGGLIQEKKDPEQIYQERLKALEAENRKLQQQALQRERQINQQYAQPQPVQSQTPQAGIRYDVSVSEQTRRCDMEKNTITNKNRREGAECLKLRSMLNMPEPTRVIINNQNTPSHPRTVINNQTGRPCTVFPGGHMECH; encoded by the coding sequence ATGAAAAACCGACAATTCCTGTCTTTTATATTTTTTGTGCTTTCAATGTCAACGGGGTACGCACAAGTATACAAATGCAGCGTCAATGGGCGTACAGTATTTTCTGATCTCCCCTGTCAAGCAGGCTCTACTGGTGGTTTAATTCAAGAAAAAAAAGATCCCGAACAAATTTATCAAGAACGCTTGAAAGCACTTGAGGCAGAAAATCGAAAATTGCAGCAACAAGCCTTGCAGCGCGAGCGGCAAATTAACCAGCAATATGCTCAACCACAACCTGTACAAAGCCAGACACCCCAAGCTGGCATTCGTTATGATGTTTCTGTATCAGAACAAACACGACGGTGTGATATGGAGAAAAACACCATCACTAACAAGAACCGTCGAGAGGGCGCAGAATGTTTAAAATTGCGGTCAATGTTAAATATGCCAGAACCCACTCGTGTAATTATTAATAATCAAAACACGCCAAGCCATCCAAGAACAGTTATCAACAACCAAACAGGGCGTCCATGTACCGTTTTCCCTGGTGGGCACATGGAATGTCATTGA
- a CDS encoding DUF1010 domain-containing protein, whose product MRAATYFSARPCSKGFQAFLASSACAASATSYHSRSTAPLSWPNAFSWAAPLSKSGRFLLAFGSNSAVKRTRILRAAYLGR is encoded by the coding sequence ATGCGCGCAGCCACTTATTTCAGCGCTCGGCCCTGTTCCAAAGGCTTCCAAGCCTTTTTGGCCTCCAGCGCTTGTGCAGCAAGCGCCACCAGCTATCATTCTCGCAGCACTGCGCCGCTTTCGTGGCCCAACGCTTTTTCGTGGGCTGCGCCCTTGTCCAAGTCCGGGCGCTTCCTTTTGGCCTTCGGGTCTAACTCTGCGGTCAAGCGGACCCGCATTCTGCGGGCCGCTTACCTTGGCCGTTAG
- a CDS encoding DUF1010 domain-containing protein: MFIQTAFSFSSAVQRLACRFSGLRLLALRRFMVFLASSPCVASASSYCFASAAPPRWRSAFPQFAPVVKLRLPVLASGSNISVKPTRILRSAYLAR, encoded by the coding sequence ATGTTTATTCAAACGGCATTCAGTTTCTCAAGCGCTGTTCAGCGCTTGGCTTGCCGTTTCTCCGGGCTTCGCCTGTTGGCTTTGCGTCGGTTTATGGTCTTTTTGGCCTCCAGCCCTTGCGTAGCAAGCGCAAGCAGCTATTGTTTTGCAAGCGCTGCGCCGCCTCGGTGGCGCAGTGCTTTTCCGCAGTTCGCGCCCGTCGTCAAGTTACGGTTACCCGTTTTGGCTTCTGGCTCTAACATTTCGGTCAAGCCGACCCGCATTCTGCGGTCGGCTTACCTCGCCCGTTAG
- a CDS encoding OXA-46 family oxacillin-hydrolyzing class D beta-lactamase OXA-205 — MAIRFLTILLSTFFLTSFVHAQEHVVVRSDWKKFFSDLQAEGAIVIADERQAEHALLVFGQERAAKRYSPASTFKLPHTLFALDAGAVRDEFQVFRWDGVKRSFAGHNQDQDLRSAMRNSAVWVYELFAKEIGEDNARRYLKQIDYGNADPSTIKGNYWIDGNLEISAHEQISFLRKLYRNQLPFQVEHQRLVKYLMITEAGRNWILRAKTGWEGRFGWWIGWVEWPTGPVFFALNIDTPNRTDDLFKREAIARAILRSIDALPPN; from the coding sequence ATGGCAATCCGATTCCTCACCATACTGCTATCTACTTTTTTTCTTACCTCATTCGTGCATGCGCAAGAACACGTGGTAGTCCGTTCTGACTGGAAGAAGTTCTTCAGCGACCTCCAGGCCGAAGGTGCAATCGTTATTGCAGACGAACGTCAAGCGGAGCATGCTTTATTGGTTTTTGGTCAAGAGCGAGCAGCAAAGCGTTACTCGCCTGCTTCAACCTTCAAGCTTCCACACACACTTTTTGCACTCGATGCAGGCGCCGTTCGTGATGAGTTCCAGGTTTTTCGATGGGATGGCGTTAAGCGGAGCTTTGCGGGCCACAATCAAGACCAAGACTTGCGATCAGCGATGCGAAATTCTGCGGTCTGGGTTTATGAGCTATTTGCAAAAGAGATCGGAGAGGACAACGCAAGACGCTATTTAAAGCAAATTGACTATGGCAACGCCGACCCTTCGACAATTAAGGGCAATTACTGGATAGATGGCAATCTTGAAATCTCAGCGCACGAACAGATTTCGTTTCTCAGAAAACTTTATCGAAATCAGCTGCCATTTCAGGTGGAACACCAGCGCTTGGTCAAATATCTCATGATTACGGAAGCCGGGCGCAACTGGATACTACGCGCAAAGACTGGCTGGGAAGGCAGGTTTGGCTGGTGGATAGGGTGGGTTGAATGGCCAACCGGTCCCGTATTCTTCGCGCTGAATATTGATACGCCAAACAGAACGGATGATCTTTTCAAAAGAGAGGCAATCGCGCGGGCAATCCTTCGCTCTATCGACGCGTTGCCGCCCAACTAA
- a CDS encoding VOC family protein produces MTQTVIPQLRIISAAASLPFYVQGLGFKVDWQHQFDPGFPLFLQLTRNDQTIFVTEHTGDCEVGGAVYFVVPDVDECFRLFSAGGIKPTEAPQDTPWGSREMVVTDPDGNRLRFATHVVA; encoded by the coding sequence GTGACTCAAACAGTCATACCCCAGCTTAGGATCATCAGCGCTGCCGCTAGCTTGCCGTTCTACGTGCAAGGCCTTGGCTTCAAGGTTGACTGGCAGCATCAGTTCGATCCTGGCTTCCCACTCTTCCTGCAACTAACCAGGAACGATCAAACGATCTTCGTGACCGAGCACACGGGGGACTGTGAGGTGGGTGGTGCCGTCTATTTCGTTGTGCCTGACGTTGATGAGTGCTTCCGCCTCTTCAGCGCGGGCGGCATCAAGCCAACTGAGGCTCCACAAGACACACCGTGGGGTTCCAGAGAAATGGTTGTCACGGACCCGGACGGCAATCGGTTGCGGTTCGCCACCCATGTTGTCGCCTAA
- a CDS encoding zinc ribbon domain-containing protein — translation MALMKCKECGNDVSNTAASCPKCGAKVPKKTGIGTLVVAGLIGWAVFSFISSGGSIGTSSSSTHSITYHVDGSTSKASLTYQNAQGGSQQEDASVPWRKTISAKSGDFLYISAQNKESYGDIRVRILVDGKEFRNSEASGGFTIASANGSCCQ, via the coding sequence ATGGCGCTTATGAAGTGTAAAGAATGCGGGAATGATGTTAGCAACACTGCGGCATCATGCCCTAAATGCGGCGCTAAAGTTCCAAAGAAAACAGGAATCGGAACGTTGGTGGTTGCTGGATTAATAGGATGGGCAGTTTTTTCATTTATTTCTAGTGGTGGTAGTATCGGAACATCTAGTTCTTCAACCCACTCGATAACATATCATGTCGATGGAAGCACCAGCAAAGCGTCACTAACATACCAAAATGCACAAGGAGGTTCGCAACAAGAAGATGCCTCAGTTCCATGGAGGAAAACCATTTCCGCTAAAAGCGGTGATTTTTTATATATATCCGCGCAAAATAAAGAATCATATGGAGACATAAGAGTACGAATTTTGGTTGATGGAAAGGAATTCAGAAACTCAGAAGCCAGCGGGGGTTTCACAATTGCTTCCGCGAATGGTTCTTGCTGCCAATAG
- a CDS encoding DUF1010 domain-containing protein, whose protein sequence is MRAATYFSAPPCSKGFQAFWASSACQPSATSYYSCSAAPLSWPSAFSWAAPFFKAGRLLSAFGSNSAVKRTRILRAAYLGR, encoded by the coding sequence ATGCGCGCAGCCACTTATTTCAGCGCTCCGCCCTGTTCCAAAGGCTTTCAAGCCTTTTGGGCCTCCAGCGCTTGCCAGCCAAGCGCCACCAGCTATTATTCTTGCAGCGCTGCGCCGCTCTCGTGGCCCAGCGCTTTTTCGTGGGCCGCGCCCTTCTTCAAGGCAGGGCGCCTCCTTTCGGCCTTCGGGTCTAACTCTGCGGTCAAGCGGACCCGCATTCTGCGGGCCGCTTACCTTGGCCGTTAG
- a CDS encoding DUF1010 domain-containing protein produces the protein MQAVINSKVLPFSKVSPLEFGLPAGLRLHALGKFSVFLAPSACQSSATSYHSCSAAPLPWRSAFSWVAPVLKSRRSLLAFGSNSALKPTRLRRAAYLGR, from the coding sequence ATGCAGGCCGTTATTAATTCCAAGGTTTTGCCTTTCTCAAAGGTTTCTCCTTTGGAGTTTGGGCTGCCCGCTGGGCTTCGCCTGCATGCGTTGGGCAAGTTTTCAGTCTTTTTGGCCCCTAGCGCTTGCCAGTCAAGCGCCACCAGCTATCATTCTTGCAGCGCTGCGCCGCTTCCGTGGCGCAGCGCTTTTTCGTGGGTCGCGCCCGTCCTCAAGTCCAGGCGCTCCCTTTTGGCCTTCGGGTCTAACTCTGCGCTCAAGCCGACCCGCCTACGGCGGGCGGCTTATCTGGGCCGTTAG